TGTACTGGACCTGTGGAGAGATGATAACAAAAGCTGCGAGATACGTGAAAAAGCATCCCAAGCTATTCGGCGTGTATATAACTAACTTCAGCTGTGGACCCGATTCTTTCATAATCTCGTATTTCAGAGATATCATGGGCGATAAGCCCTCATTGATTCTGGAACTGGATAGCCACACAGCTGATGCGGGTATAGAAACGAGAATAGAGGCGTTCATCGACGTGGCCAGAAGCTACCTAAAAGCTCCTGTGTCGAAAGAAAAGAGAAAGATCTCCAGACCTATCACGAAGCTGGAAAATGGAGAGCTGAAAGTTATAACACCGGATGGCAGCAAGTTTCCCATAAGCCATGAAAAGGTCCGACTGGTTTTTCCAACGATGGGAGGATTCAGTACAAAATGCTTAGCCGCTTCATTCAGATATCACAACGTTAAAACCGATGTATGTCCCATACCAGGCATCGAAGAATTCAAGTTAGGTAGAGGTAATTCTCTTTCTAAAGAGTGCCTGCCACTCCAGCTCACTCTCGGTAGTCTGATAAAGTACCTTAATGGAAACAGCAGTGATGACAAAATTATTCTTTACTTCATTCCTGAAACAATGGGGCCATGTCGCTTTGGACAGTATAAGGTTTTCATAGATCTCTGGCTGGACAACAACCACGCTGATAACGTCGCATTGTTCAGCCTGAATTCTGAAAACGCCTATACGGGGTTAGGGCTCCCGTTCAAATTACGAATCTGGACCGCAGTCATCGTTTCCGATGTTTTGACGGATATTGAAAACACGGTGAAAGTTCTAGCGAAGGACAAACATGAAGCAAAAGCGTTGCTGAAAAAAGTAAAAGAAAAAATACTGGACAGTCTTGCTAACGATTCTCTGTATACTTTCTTTAGAAAACTCAAAGGAGCGGCTGATCTTATTGCATCCATAGAAAAGAACAGGAATTACACCGAAACACCAAAGGTGCTAATAACAGGTGAAATATATGTGAGAAGGGATGAGTTTTCTCGAAAAAGATTGGAAGATGTATTTGCTGAAAACGGAATAATAACCCACATATCCCCGGTACATGAATGGATATACTACACGGATTATCTGTTTCTGAAAAAACTGACTTCGCCGAATTCAACTCATACTGACAGACTGAAGAAGAGAATCGAAATTCTCTTAAAAAGGTATATAGAAATGAAGGTGAAGAAAATTTTCGGAAAGACAGGTTTCTATGAAATACACATGATGGATGTGGAAGAAACAATCGAAGCTGCTAAAAATCACCTTCATCCCAGCTTAACGGGTGAGACGATTCTCACTGTGGGAACGACTCTTTCCGAAATTGGCGAAAGATACGATGGTGTAGTTTCAATAGGTCCGTTTGGATGTATGCCAAGCCGAATTGCTGAAGCTATTATTAAAAAAGGCGTTTTGAAAAAGATATTCGAGGATCTCGGAAACGCCCCGATAATTTATATAGAGTCTGATGGCAATCCTTTCCCGCCCATTATAGAGAGCAGAATCGAAGCTTTCATAGTTCAGGTAAAAAGGTTCAAGGGTTACAAACTGAAGTATGCATCATAAGCTGTTTTTTCAATTTAATAACATCAGGAAGATCTTCTTTAAAAAAATTAAATTCCCAGGAAGAACCTGAAATGTCGTTTAAATATTACACGCTAAAAACGATCCATCGGCAATGACTCTATTAAGAAACACTCTGAGTGAAGTCGTATAACGCCTAGCATACAGTTAAAAAGAGTGTTTGTTTATTACGACGCTCAAAAAATAAATTTTAAGATTCTCAAAACGAGGGGATGTGCTTATTATGCCTGATGTTTTTAAAATAGCCGAGATACTGGTATCTCATGCTGTACAAGCACACAAAGATGAAATTGCCATTATTGCTTATTATGGATCATATGCAACCGGTCTTGCCTCTCCTACTTCTGACCTTGACATATTTTATATACCGGACGACGGAAAGGCCGGCTCTCTCAGTAGTCAATTTGTCTTTGGCAATCTTCCATATGATTTTTGGCCGCTATCCTGGGAGTTTGCTGAAAGAATAGCCAATGCAAGGCACAATTGGGCGATCGCGGCCTCTCTTATTGCCGACGCAAAAGTGCTGTATTACCGGTCACAAAAGGATTTAGATAGATTCAACGCGCTCAAAGCACGTATTACGGAACTCATGGGACCGAATGGTCGCAAAACCATGATACAGCAAGCTCTGGAAGAGTTCAAAAACACGCTCTTTCAACTTGGCCAAATGCGATTGGCAGTAGATGGAAATGATGCAATAAGTATGCATTGGGCAGGCTTGAAGTTTGTGAATAGTGTTGCGAACTGTCTCGCGCTGGTAAATCAAACATACTTCACAAAGGCATGGGAAAATAATCTGATCCAGATATCAAAAATGTCGCAAAAGCCTGATGGGTTTGAGGATATGATAAAAGAAATAATAACGCAAAAAGATACAAAACGTGCTCTCGAGGTGGCAGATAGGTTGGCGAAAGAGGTAAGGAAGATACTGCTTTCAGCACAGTTCTCGATTTCCGAACCTTCAGACCCAAAAGATGTATTCAAGGACTTTTATTTCTTCATATTCGAGTATGTGAACAAGGTTCTTTCAGCCTGCAAGCGGAATGATGTGATTGCAGCGAAATTCTCCGCGTTCCAATTGCAAGAAGAGATATGCCAGCTTATGAACAAGATTGAAAATGGGTTTTACGGTACTAATTTCAACATGCTCAATGAGTATTCCGAAGCCTATGAAAAAGCGGGTTTCCCGGATTTGCTTAAACCTGCATCAAAAGGCGATCTTGTAGAGCTTGCAAGACAGGCACAGCAGCTGGACAAAAAGGCACGGGAATGGCTTGAAAATCATTCAATTGAACTCAACATCCTCAGAAACGAGGAGGAATTGCGTCAGTTTTTGACTCAAAGAGATCCTATGTGATTGTGGATTGTAGATATCAGATGGCCCGGATCCTCCTTTGTGCGGTTTGCCTGCTTTCAGGATACAGGGCTTTTTTATGAGAAAATAAAAATTTCCCTAACTCCTATTCTTGAATCCTAACGAAAAGAAAAGGTTCTCATTTTGTTGATAGAATATGGATATGCTTTTTGGGCATTATAAATAGAGCGGTAATGGAATGATCTCAATAAAGGGGGGAATTCGTGTTATGGAAATCAAAGAATCCTGCAATATGATCAATATTCGAAAAAGTCGTCTGACAACCATTATGATGCTTATTCTCTCGCTCTTGGCTTTGTTTGCATCACTGGAGGGGTTGCTGAATAAAAGTATCTACACAGACGTGATATCAACAGGAGTGTTTTCAAAAGCATTAATGCCCGGGACATTTTCCCAGGACATTATTTCAGTTTTGGCAGCGTTGATCTTAGCTTTGCTGTCAGTAATATTTCTGAAGCGTCCGGATTATAAGAGCTTCGTAATTATGCTTGGATTAGTAGGGTATTTTTTATATGGCTATGGTCTATTTGTTATCACAGGGCTTTACACATCCATTTATCATGTTTACATGGCAATTTTCACACTATCTATATACAGCCTTATCTGGGGACTTACCAGTTTTGAGCCAGATCAAGTGAAACATTACCGGTTGCCTGGAACATTGCGCATATCCATCGGTATTTTTTTGATTGTGATTGTTTTATTTTTTGTTCCAATGTGGCTGGCTATCCTTACGTCTTATACTGCAAAACACTTGAGACCAGAATTTTATGGAGTTTTTGTTTTAGATTTATGTATAGTTATGCCTGCCTTCGGGATAATTGCTGCCAA
This genomic interval from Kosmotoga pacifica contains the following:
- a CDS encoding nucleotidyltransferase domain-containing protein is translated as MPDVFKIAEILVSHAVQAHKDEIAIIAYYGSYATGLASPTSDLDIFYIPDDGKAGSLSSQFVFGNLPYDFWPLSWEFAERIANARHNWAIAASLIADAKVLYYRSQKDLDRFNALKARITELMGPNGRKTMIQQALEEFKNTLFQLGQMRLAVDGNDAISMHWAGLKFVNSVANCLALVNQTYFTKAWENNLIQISKMSQKPDGFEDMIKEIITQKDTKRALEVADRLAKEVRKILLSAQFSISEPSDPKDVFKDFYFFIFEYVNKVLSACKRNDVIAAKFSAFQLQEEICQLMNKIENGFYGTNFNMLNEYSEAYEKAGFPDLLKPASKGDLVELARQAQQLDKKAREWLENHSIELNILRNEEELRQFLTQRDPM